The following are from one region of the Juglans regia cultivar Chandler chromosome 10, Walnut 2.0, whole genome shotgun sequence genome:
- the LOC118349604 gene encoding uncharacterized protein LOC118349604, with amino-acid sequence MKATSMSVADTISWYCAIVLLGLILLASVRENSSEDVQPVRGSQLFDRPCDEIYVVGEGETLHTISDKCDDPFIVERNPHIQDPDDVFPGLVIKITPSKSRN; translated from the coding sequence ATGAAGGCAACATCTATGTCCGTGGCCGATACAATCTCATGGTACTGTGCGATAGTCTTATTAGGCTTAATCTTGCTGGCCTCTGTAAGGGAGAATTCTTCAGAAGATGTCCAACCAGTGAGAGGGAGCCAGCTCTTCGACCGGCCCTGCGACGAGATTTATGTTGTTGGAGAGGGCGAGACCCTCCACACCATCAGCGACAAGTGCGACGACCCCTTCATCGTGGAACGCAACCCTCATATCCAGGATCCCGATGATGTCTTTCCTGGACTAGTCATCAAGATCACTCCttcaaaatcaagaaattaa